In Ruminiclostridium papyrosolvens DSM 2782, the following proteins share a genomic window:
- a CDS encoding ABC transporter permease: MANNVTALAEKKLQGNKLTGHKITWNTLVKQKQLIFMSVPMLIYVLVFSYVPIWGWLMAFQNYKPAKGFFEQKWVGLQNFKYLVKDENFIRDFRNTICMSFINLVLSYITAIVLALLLNEIKNVFFKRTVQTISYLPHFLSWVIVTGIVATCLSTEGGIINIVMVKLGIINSPINWLSEGKYFWGIVGATNVWKELGWNTIIYLGAITAIDPALYEAAGLDGAGRFKKMWHVTLPGIKATFVVLLIMSIGHVMEAGFEIQYLLGKGPVLDWSETIDIYVIKYGINQFNYSLATAAGIFKSVIAIIMLFLANNVAKRLGEERLI, from the coding sequence ATGGCTAATAATGTAACAGCTTTAGCTGAAAAAAAACTACAAGGCAATAAATTGACGGGACATAAAATAACCTGGAACACGCTTGTAAAGCAAAAGCAGCTTATATTCATGTCCGTACCGATGCTCATTTATGTTTTAGTATTTTCGTATGTACCGATTTGGGGCTGGCTCATGGCTTTCCAGAATTATAAACCGGCAAAGGGCTTCTTTGAGCAAAAGTGGGTGGGTCTCCAAAACTTCAAATATCTCGTTAAAGATGAAAATTTTATAAGAGATTTCAGAAATACAATTTGCATGAGTTTTATTAATCTGGTACTAAGTTATATAACAGCAATAGTACTTGCATTACTTCTAAACGAAATTAAGAATGTGTTCTTCAAGAGAACTGTTCAGACAATATCTTATTTACCTCACTTTTTATCTTGGGTAATTGTAACCGGTATTGTGGCTACTTGCCTTTCTACCGAGGGAGGTATTATAAACATAGTCATGGTGAAGTTAGGTATAATTAATTCTCCAATTAATTGGCTGAGTGAAGGAAAATATTTCTGGGGGATTGTAGGTGCCACTAATGTTTGGAAAGAACTTGGGTGGAATACTATAATTTACCTTGGCGCAATAACTGCCATCGACCCTGCTCTATATGAGGCGGCGGGCTTGGATGGAGCCGGAAGATTTAAAAAGATGTGGCATGTTACACTTCCGGGAATTAAAGCTACCTTTGTAGTACTTCTAATAATGTCTATAGGACACGTGATGGAAGCTGGTTTTGAAATTCAGTACCTGTTAGGTAAGGGACCTGTTCTGGATTGGTCCGAGACTATAGATATTTACGTTATAAAGTATGGTATTAACCAGTTCAACTATTCGCTTGCAACGGCAGCCGGTATTTTTAAGAGTGTAATCGCTATTATTATGCTATTCCTTGCCAACAATGTTGCTAAGAGATTAGGCGAAGAAAGGCTTATCTAA